The following proteins are encoded in a genomic region of Sneathiella marina:
- a CDS encoding cysteine hydrolase: MCNNHEKSPISRRDALRGSVAAAAVAAVAVSTSGTEAAAADNPYADPAKPALPPSDMKLDIKRVALVVTDPQIDFLSPDGVTWGVVGASVEHHDTVNNIEKLFKAAKTKGITVAISPHYYYPTDHGWRFEGALEKLMHKIGMFDRKGALTTDGFENSGADFMPQYKPYINDGKTIVTSPHKLYGNESNDLVLQLRKNKVDQVILAGMSANLCTESHMRELLEQGFEVAVVKDATAAAMLPEGDGYLAALTNFRYMANAVWSTDETVERITNGT; encoded by the coding sequence ATGTGTAATAATCACGAAAAAAGTCCAATAAGTCGGCGAGATGCACTTCGAGGCAGCGTCGCCGCTGCCGCTGTGGCAGCTGTCGCGGTTAGTACGTCGGGAACGGAAGCGGCTGCCGCCGATAATCCCTACGCAGACCCGGCTAAACCAGCCCTCCCGCCGAGCGATATGAAATTGGATATCAAGCGGGTCGCCCTCGTTGTCACGGACCCACAAATAGATTTTTTAAGTCCTGATGGCGTGACCTGGGGCGTCGTTGGCGCTAGCGTCGAACATCACGATACGGTTAATAACATCGAAAAGCTTTTTAAAGCCGCAAAGACGAAAGGCATTACAGTGGCAATCTCCCCTCATTACTATTACCCAACTGACCATGGTTGGCGGTTTGAGGGGGCCCTTGAAAAACTCATGCATAAAATTGGCATGTTTGACCGCAAAGGTGCGCTAACCACAGATGGTTTTGAGAATTCGGGCGCCGATTTTATGCCCCAGTATAAACCATACATAAATGATGGCAAAACAATCGTAACTTCACCCCATAAACTTTATGGAAACGAGTCCAATGACTTGGTCCTGCAACTTCGTAAAAATAAAGTCGATCAAGTCATCCTGGCGGGCATGTCTGCCAACCTCTGTACTGAGTCTCATATGCGTGAGCTACTGGAACAGGGTTTTGAGGTTGCAGTCGTGAAAGATGCCACCGCCGCTGCTATGTTGCCTGAAGGCGATGGTTATCTCGCCGCGCTAACCAATTTCCGCTATATGGCAAATGCTGTTTGGTCGACTGATGAAACTGTTGAAAGAATAACTAACGGGACATAG
- a CDS encoding helix-turn-helix transcriptional regulator, which produces MSFEHVFNEMEIDADPFALCELRGRCDLGLGRLSFATLHYILAGHGEIIFRGHPPLEINQGTLVLVPALQSHILRSFGDNQQPLPDCHPAELDLEHHLHAADDELPKNKLLAICSQVNVGLRGINNLIDLVREPIVEYVEPSSPMAESMDQLLQELSTPKLGSRAMIEVLLKQCMILLLRNRLESQDKRFDWMSVLTDEKLWIALRLMLDMPGNLHSVESLAEAAGMSRSTFAKRFFTAYGKGPMELLRNLRMHRAASLLADSDLPIKRIAELVGFQSRSAFTRKFEKIIGTSPGKYRSKVRGN; this is translated from the coding sequence ATGAGTTTTGAACATGTTTTTAATGAGATGGAAATTGACGCAGATCCCTTTGCGCTCTGTGAATTACGTGGACGATGTGATTTGGGGCTCGGCCGCTTGTCGTTTGCGACATTGCATTATATTTTAGCCGGCCATGGAGAAATTATTTTTCGGGGACATCCGCCCTTAGAGATCAATCAGGGAACTTTGGTTCTTGTCCCTGCGTTACAATCTCATATATTGCGTAGCTTCGGTGACAACCAGCAACCGCTGCCAGATTGCCATCCTGCGGAGCTTGACCTAGAGCACCATCTTCATGCGGCAGATGATGAACTGCCAAAAAACAAATTGCTGGCGATTTGTAGTCAGGTGAATGTCGGTCTTCGGGGCATTAATAATCTGATTGATCTCGTGCGCGAACCTATTGTTGAATATGTCGAACCGTCAAGTCCTATGGCAGAGTCCATGGATCAATTGCTGCAGGAATTATCTACCCCCAAATTGGGAAGTCGAGCAATGATCGAAGTCTTGTTGAAGCAATGTATGATCCTGCTCCTGCGCAATCGGCTGGAGTCACAGGACAAAAGATTTGACTGGATGTCCGTATTAACCGATGAAAAACTTTGGATTGCTTTACGGCTTATGCTCGATATGCCTGGCAATCTCCATTCGGTCGAAAGTCTCGCTGAGGCGGCGGGGATGAGTCGTTCAACCTTCGCCAAACGATTTTTCACGGCATACGGAAAAGGGCCTATGGAGTTGCTGCGCAATCTTCGTATGCACCGTGCCGCTTCTTTACTAGCAGATTCTGATCTTCCCATAAAACGTATCGCCGAACTGGTCGGCTTTCAAAGTCGGAGTGCTTTCACCAGAAAATTTGAGAAAATTATTGGCACTTCACCGGGCAAGTATCGATCTAAGGTTCGTGGAAATTGA
- a CDS encoding helix-turn-helix transcriptional regulator encodes MTRTNTNDRLRRLELLAVQLKQDGLCTIKNLADLHNVSERTIARDLQLMRDQGLPIDADRGRGGGVRLDRHWGVGRLNLNYPEAVDLLISVAVAEQMNSPMFLANLASIRRQLIASFSSDKRYKVSGLKSRILIGATASTFVQKTIVSTNDRAVQALHQAFLDQRSLDIRYKKESGEESKRSMEPHYLLLNYPVWYVLAFDHLRNAPRAFRCDRLLSAEVSDERFRLLPKSKFQQSLKGNDVI; translated from the coding sequence ATGACCCGTACTAATACGAACGATAGATTGAGACGGCTTGAGCTGTTGGCGGTTCAACTGAAGCAAGATGGGTTGTGCACCATTAAAAACCTTGCAGATTTGCATAATGTCAGCGAGCGAACAATTGCGCGTGACTTACAGCTTATGCGCGATCAAGGGCTGCCGATCGATGCTGATCGCGGTCGCGGTGGTGGCGTTCGTCTTGACCGCCACTGGGGTGTGGGGCGTCTAAACCTGAATTACCCCGAAGCCGTTGATCTGCTGATCAGCGTCGCCGTTGCTGAACAAATGAACTCACCCATGTTTCTTGCAAATTTGGCATCTATCCGGCGTCAGTTGATTGCATCATTCTCCTCTGACAAACGCTATAAAGTAAGCGGTTTGAAATCTAGGATATTGATAGGTGCAACCGCATCAACATTCGTTCAGAAAACCATCGTTTCCACCAATGATCGTGCTGTTCAGGCATTGCATCAGGCATTCTTAGATCAACGGTCCTTGGACATACGATACAAAAAGGAATCTGGTGAAGAATCAAAAAGGAGTATGGAGCCGCACTATCTGTTGCTGAATTATCCTGTCTGGTATGTGCTGGCTTTTGACCACCTTCGAAATGCACCCCGTGCGTTTCGGTGTGATCGACTTTTGAGTGCCGAAGTCTCAGATGAGCGGTTTCGACTGTTGCCTAAGTCTAAGTTTCAACAATCTCTGAAGGGCAATGACGTCATTTAA
- a CDS encoding 3-hydroxyacyl-CoA dehydrogenase NAD-binding domain-containing protein: protein MRKFEQIAILGAGTIGMSWAALFLATGRLVTIFDPAEDVERKTLEFIDKSQEALPELGWKLDGIMDRLSFTTDPAEAVTGADFIQESIPERLEIKHRLYNQIEPVITPTAIIGTSTSGLKLSDLQKGFSDPARLILAHPFNPPHLIPLVELMINEKTASDVLPRSKAFFESIGKVTVQLNKEIPGHIANRLQAAIWREVIHLANEGVASVEDIDKAVVYGPGLRWAAMGPNTLFHLGGGADGIEGFCKHLGGPFQSWWNDLGKPELDVDTIAVLKDGMARAMKNSSMSDLAARRDELILGLMNARRIDMFS from the coding sequence ATGCGGAAATTTGAGCAAATAGCCATTTTAGGCGCGGGTACAATCGGCATGAGTTGGGCGGCCCTTTTTTTAGCGACCGGCCGATTAGTAACCATCTTCGATCCAGCAGAAGACGTCGAGAGAAAAACGCTAGAATTCATAGATAAATCTCAGGAGGCCCTACCAGAGCTGGGTTGGAAATTGGACGGTATAATGGACCGGTTGAGCTTTACCACTGATCCCGCTGAAGCCGTGACTGGAGCTGATTTCATTCAGGAAAGTATTCCTGAACGGCTTGAGATCAAACATCGTCTATATAACCAGATAGAACCTGTGATTACGCCGACAGCCATTATTGGGACGTCTACATCAGGCCTAAAACTATCAGATTTGCAGAAGGGATTTTCTGATCCGGCTCGCCTGATTTTGGCCCATCCTTTCAATCCACCCCATCTTATCCCATTGGTTGAGCTCATGATAAATGAAAAAACTGCATCCGATGTCCTGCCCAGATCAAAGGCTTTTTTTGAAAGCATCGGTAAAGTTACTGTTCAGCTTAATAAAGAAATTCCCGGTCATATTGCCAATCGGTTGCAGGCCGCCATATGGCGGGAAGTCATTCACCTCGCCAATGAAGGCGTGGCGAGTGTTGAAGATATCGATAAAGCAGTTGTTTATGGACCCGGCCTGCGGTGGGCGGCCATGGGACCAAATACCCTATTTCACCTCGGCGGCGGCGCGGATGGAATTGAGGGATTTTGCAAACATTTGGGAGGCCCATTTCAAAGCTGGTGGAACGATCTTGGCAAACCGGAGCTAGACGTGGATACCATAGCTGTTTTGAAGGATGGCATGGCGCGCGCGATGAAAAATTCGTCGATGTCTGACCTTGCGGCCCGGCGTGATGAATTAATCCTGGGGCTTATGAATGCCCGCCGTATCGATATGTTCTCGTAG
- a CDS encoding serine hydrolase domain-containing protein: MTITTSQMNLSPTGLSKVIDPWLEKEIAANRLFGGVLTLLQGDQRVFHRCFGTKDMLGRQPVTDDTVFWIASMTKPITSVVAMSLWEEGRLMLDSPVSDFIPEMRSINVLNDAGMGIPYSHGPTVLDLMRHTSGVTYGQFGDDPIHALYRNAMVYDFSGDNQEMAKRLARLPLLHPPGTVFEYGMSTDLLGRVIEVATDKPLNTVIEERIIGPLGMVGTSFHPNPENIADPPKAITPASLTPPLSAGQKWCSGGGGLWSTAADYIKFAQMLRAGGAFEEQLILKAETVGLMLQNHLPDEVRFGANTSSLGITAPVPEAGLGFGLGLAVRTRYSSNPKGFSGEYFWPGVSGTNFWVDPENDLIFVFMTHAPEHRNQHRIDLRNLVYGSFQQD, encoded by the coding sequence ATGACGATTACAACATCACAAATGAACTTATCACCTACCGGCTTAAGTAAAGTAATCGATCCCTGGCTTGAAAAGGAAATAGCCGCAAATCGGCTGTTTGGTGGCGTTCTCACCCTTCTTCAAGGTGACCAGCGGGTCTTCCATCGCTGTTTTGGCACAAAGGACATGTTAGGAAGGCAACCGGTCACCGATGATACAGTGTTCTGGATCGCTTCCATGACAAAACCGATAACATCAGTGGTGGCAATGAGCCTATGGGAAGAAGGGCGCTTGATGTTAGATAGCCCTGTGTCAGATTTTATCCCGGAGATGCGAAGTATCAATGTTCTGAATGATGCCGGAATGGGTATCCCCTATTCCCACGGTCCAACCGTTCTGGATCTCATGCGTCATACATCGGGCGTAACTTATGGTCAGTTCGGCGATGATCCCATTCATGCTCTGTACCGAAATGCAATGGTTTATGATTTTTCTGGCGATAATCAGGAAATGGCAAAACGTCTGGCACGTCTGCCCTTGCTACATCCGCCAGGAACAGTCTTCGAGTATGGCATGTCCACGGATCTGCTGGGCCGGGTTATCGAGGTGGCCACGGATAAACCGTTAAACACCGTGATTGAAGAACGGATAATCGGTCCATTGGGCATGGTAGGCACCAGTTTTCACCCTAATCCGGAGAACATTGCCGATCCTCCAAAGGCGATAACACCTGCCTCCTTGACGCCCCCTCTGTCAGCAGGGCAAAAATGGTGTTCCGGCGGTGGCGGCCTTTGGTCAACGGCGGCAGACTACATAAAATTCGCGCAGATGCTCCGCGCAGGCGGTGCCTTTGAGGAACAGCTCATTCTGAAGGCCGAAACGGTTGGGCTCATGTTGCAAAACCATCTTCCTGATGAAGTCAGATTTGGAGCGAATACTAGCTCTCTTGGAATAACAGCACCGGTGCCAGAGGCCGGGCTTGGGTTTGGATTGGGCTTAGCTGTAAGAACCAGATACAGCAGCAACCCGAAAGGTTTCTCGGGCGAATATTTCTGGCCTGGAGTGTCCGGAACAAATTTCTGGGTCGATCCCGAAAATGACCTGATTTTTGTCTTCATGACCCACGCACCCGAGCACCGCAATCAGCACAGAATAGATTTGCGCAATCTAGTTTATGGTAGCTTTCAACAGGATTAG
- a CDS encoding TRAP transporter large permease subunit codes for MEKVEKIGVEAADTLSHPGTILAQLSRYLGILSVVTMLVSVNIEVFGRTLFDYSTIWVTEVSTYLIVAITFLGAAYVASKNAHVSVDLVPARLSPALRKNVMVATNWMAVFVCIVVLWKTTAFFLESFQNASRSWSLLNTPLWIPQSTICIGMFFLVLFLVFKIKTESNQNSAATTLAIFPILAAILFSVVDGLGQMPGAMGSISGIYIIAGLVVASCFLVSGPNTIMILMALVLPLIVLFLLSDSSDLTLKAAVLIGALFFLLLAGLPVVFTLFFIGIVTMWFWLPPISLTYIGERAWGAVNTFELTAIPMFVLMGAILVRSNASGEMFTAARKGLGRVAGGLAHASIAASGIFAAVSGSSLATAATMGRVAGPEMMKEGYRPELAFGVLAAGGTLGILIPPSIAMIIYGPLAGVPVTDLFLAGILPGLLMIAAFVLVVVLWVTIDPKAAPEGKAFSWIDKLYSLKGVAPFLALMAMVLGSLYLGIATPTEAGAVGVFGALLISLLRRTLSLKEFLAAVEDAALATSMLLMIAVGAAIMSFGVDYLSMPQQLVLFVQSLGLPDLGLFIAIVILYLILGMFVEPISMVLMTLPVILPVIIAAGWDPLWFGVILVMLVEIGLITPPVGMIIYVLAGVTEGEVSIGQISIGTIPFVGAFLAMVFVFFALPELITIIPDMTK; via the coding sequence GTGGAAAAGGTGGAAAAAATTGGTGTTGAGGCAGCGGATACGCTGTCTCACCCCGGCACTATTTTGGCTCAGCTGTCACGCTATTTAGGCATTCTCTCTGTCGTCACGATGTTGGTTAGTGTGAATATTGAAGTGTTCGGACGCACCCTGTTTGATTATTCGACCATTTGGGTGACGGAAGTATCTACCTATCTGATTGTGGCGATCACTTTTCTAGGGGCAGCATATGTCGCGTCAAAAAACGCGCATGTCAGTGTTGATCTTGTCCCTGCCCGCTTGTCTCCGGCCTTAAGAAAGAACGTGATGGTCGCCACCAACTGGATGGCTGTTTTCGTCTGTATTGTCGTTTTATGGAAGACAACAGCCTTCTTTTTAGAGAGCTTTCAAAACGCATCACGTAGCTGGAGTCTGCTGAACACACCTCTTTGGATACCACAATCAACCATTTGTATCGGAATGTTCTTCCTGGTACTTTTTTTGGTATTTAAAATAAAGACGGAGAGTAACCAAAATAGCGCAGCGACGACATTGGCCATTTTTCCTATATTGGCCGCAATCCTATTTTCCGTCGTTGATGGTCTCGGTCAAATGCCGGGGGCAATGGGGTCCATATCCGGAATATATATCATTGCCGGTCTGGTCGTAGCGTCTTGTTTTCTTGTGTCAGGCCCGAATACGATAATGATCCTGATGGCGCTTGTCCTCCCGCTTATAGTGCTTTTTTTGCTCTCTGATTCTTCCGACCTGACGTTGAAGGCGGCTGTTCTTATCGGCGCCTTATTCTTTTTGTTATTAGCCGGACTACCAGTTGTTTTCACACTATTTTTTATAGGTATTGTCACCATGTGGTTTTGGCTACCCCCCATAAGCCTCACCTATATCGGCGAACGGGCTTGGGGTGCCGTTAATACGTTTGAGCTAACAGCGATACCGATGTTTGTGTTGATGGGTGCAATTCTTGTTCGAAGTAATGCGTCCGGCGAAATGTTTACCGCGGCGCGCAAAGGATTGGGAAGAGTCGCAGGCGGCCTGGCTCATGCCTCTATCGCAGCGTCAGGTATTTTTGCAGCTGTTTCAGGCTCCAGTTTGGCGACGGCGGCGACTATGGGTCGTGTGGCCGGGCCGGAAATGATGAAAGAAGGATACCGCCCCGAACTTGCTTTCGGTGTTCTGGCCGCAGGCGGAACATTGGGTATCTTGATCCCGCCAAGCATCGCCATGATAATTTACGGACCGCTGGCCGGCGTGCCGGTGACTGACTTGTTTCTGGCAGGTATATTGCCTGGATTACTGATGATTGCCGCCTTTGTTCTGGTCGTTGTCCTATGGGTAACTATCGATCCGAAAGCCGCGCCAGAGGGGAAGGCTTTCTCGTGGATTGATAAACTTTATTCTTTAAAAGGAGTTGCGCCCTTTTTGGCGTTGATGGCCATGGTACTGGGCTCGCTCTATCTCGGTATTGCAACGCCAACAGAGGCCGGTGCCGTCGGAGTATTTGGTGCTCTGTTGATCAGCCTTCTCCGTCGTACTTTGAGCTTGAAAGAATTCTTGGCTGCCGTAGAAGACGCTGCATTGGCGACATCCATGCTATTAATGATTGCTGTCGGGGCTGCGATTATGAGTTTTGGTGTGGACTATCTATCGATGCCGCAACAGCTTGTCTTATTCGTGCAATCACTCGGATTGCCGGACTTGGGCTTGTTTATCGCTATTGTCATTCTTTATCTCATCCTTGGTATGTTTGTGGAACCGATCAGTATGGTCTTAATGACTCTACCCGTAATCCTGCCGGTTATTATCGCAGCGGGTTGGGATCCTTTGTGGTTTGGAGTCATTCTGGTGATGTTAGTTGAAATTGGGCTTATTACGCCCCCAGTCGGTATGATTATCTATGTCCTCGCGGGTGTAACTGAAGGTGAGGTTTCGATCGGCCAAATCTCGATTGGAACCATACCATTCGTTGGCGCATTCTTGGCAATGGTGTTCGTGTTTTTTGCACTACCGGAGCTCATTACGATTATTCCGGACATGACAAAATGA
- the dctP gene encoding TRAP transporter substrate-binding protein DctP: MKKIQKINLLIASVLTALSAPTTASIAAEKTEWKLAYLAVRGTVYEEVALAIPDRIAKATDGRLIITANSSLLKGNYLLEGVRDGLVEMSLPLTGYYTGSQPLFTVPSLPGISESYEDMQALSASAYGDQVRALYQEKYNATELLETAFCPQTLFSTVPITTVEEWSGRKLRVNNRGTGLIGSELGATTVSLSAGEVLPALERGVIEGVITDSCWAYGAGFQSVISNASSWKLGSVLPTPVLVNNDAWAALPKDLKTIVIAEFDKLEQEFIIRWKERAAEMPELWKSAGVDFHEVSNEEMTRVYAEKIQEPVLAAWRKDMVRAGLDADAVEKTARDAVK, translated from the coding sequence ATGAAAAAAATACAGAAGATCAATTTGCTTATTGCAAGTGTCCTAACTGCCCTTTCCGCTCCAACGACGGCATCGATTGCGGCTGAAAAAACAGAGTGGAAGCTCGCGTATCTAGCTGTAAGAGGGACTGTCTATGAGGAAGTAGCTTTGGCAATTCCAGACAGAATTGCAAAGGCGACGGATGGTCGATTGATAATCACCGCGAATTCGTCACTACTCAAAGGCAACTATTTACTGGAAGGTGTGCGGGACGGGCTGGTTGAAATGTCCTTGCCGCTGACGGGCTATTATACAGGGTCGCAACCGTTGTTCACAGTGCCATCGCTGCCCGGTATTTCTGAGAGTTATGAAGATATGCAAGCCCTGTCAGCTTCAGCATATGGCGATCAGGTGCGCGCTCTTTACCAGGAAAAATACAATGCTACTGAATTATTGGAAACGGCATTTTGCCCGCAGACATTGTTTTCAACCGTCCCGATTACGACGGTTGAGGAATGGTCTGGCCGAAAACTGCGGGTTAACAATCGTGGTACCGGATTAATTGGATCGGAGCTCGGTGCAACAACGGTATCATTGAGCGCAGGAGAAGTACTACCTGCCCTTGAGCGCGGTGTAATTGAAGGTGTGATAACGGATAGCTGCTGGGCTTATGGTGCGGGTTTCCAGTCCGTTATTTCCAACGCGTCCAGTTGGAAACTCGGAAGTGTTCTGCCAACGCCAGTGCTGGTCAATAACGACGCATGGGCGGCGTTGCCGAAAGATCTAAAGACTATTGTTATCGCCGAATTTGACAAACTTGAGCAGGAATTCATTATTCGCTGGAAAGAACGGGCGGCTGAAATGCCAGAGCTTTGGAAATCAGCAGGTGTTGATTTCCATGAAGTATCAAATGAGGAAATGACCCGTGTCTACGCCGAAAAAATCCAGGAGCCGGTTCTGGCCGCGTGGCGGAAAGATATGGTACGTGCGGGACTGGATGCAGATGCCGTAGAAAAAACGGCACGTGATGCGGTAAAATAG
- a CDS encoding AraC family transcriptional regulator, with translation MKQDIFSHLARNTLPLICNTKETPTKKREDHWREVFGGLWGPLDLQNIGAQSMSGSLFSKKIGQLTFSRIEFENQAFERTKSDLRRVEEPFYSLAFPDSGQAICQIGGKTAQLIPQHVFLLNNDMEAKLRVEDSYTTLNVKIPTRALEDRLGRRTDIFEKAIENPDAIYHMMQRMIGDLLEHVEILDDRMTHFMTNQMLDTVSFFLCSGGGMSDDNIAQKAHRARILAYLDEHYWDETLTPLTIAAACNISRSYLYKIFSDGEPVIERLRRRRLELARRFIMANSAGLTMTQIAMNCGFKSSSEFSRLFKLEFGSSPSRYQQALSY, from the coding sequence ATGAAACAAGATATCTTTTCTCATTTGGCTCGTAATACTCTTCCTCTTATCTGCAATACAAAAGAAACGCCGACGAAAAAGCGAGAAGATCATTGGCGTGAGGTCTTTGGCGGTCTGTGGGGTCCGTTGGATCTTCAAAATATTGGTGCTCAATCCATGTCCGGCAGTCTCTTCAGTAAAAAGATTGGGCAGCTGACTTTCAGCCGCATTGAGTTTGAAAATCAGGCCTTTGAACGGACGAAGAGTGATTTACGACGCGTGGAGGAGCCCTTTTATTCGCTGGCTTTTCCAGATTCCGGACAAGCCATTTGCCAGATCGGGGGCAAAACTGCGCAGCTTATACCACAGCATGTCTTTCTCCTGAACAATGATATGGAGGCCAAACTACGTGTCGAGGATTCCTATACGACTCTTAATGTGAAGATTCCTACCCGTGCTCTGGAAGACCGGCTGGGTCGGCGCACTGATATTTTTGAGAAAGCAATCGAAAACCCGGATGCGATTTATCATATGATGCAACGAATGATAGGCGATTTGTTAGAGCATGTAGAAATTCTGGATGATCGCATGACACATTTTATGACCAATCAGATGTTGGATACTGTGTCCTTCTTTCTATGTTCCGGCGGAGGTATGTCTGACGACAATATTGCTCAAAAGGCACATCGTGCGCGCATCCTTGCATATCTTGACGAACACTACTGGGATGAAACACTGACGCCGCTGACGATCGCGGCAGCCTGCAATATATCCCGAAGCTATCTATACAAGATATTTTCTGATGGTGAACCTGTAATAGAAAGACTGCGTCGCCGACGGCTAGAACTTGCACGGCGGTTTATCATGGCCAATTCTGCGGGCCTGACGATGACGCAAATCGCTATGAATTGCGGTTTCAAATCCTCTAGTGAATTCTCGAGATTGTTTAAGCTCGAATTTGGTTCATCTCCAAGTAGATATCAGCAGGCGTTGTCATATTAA
- a CDS encoding IS6 family transposase, which yields MKNPFRYFKTSPEIIRLAVMMYVRYPLSLRQVEDLLHERGIDVSYETVRAWWNRFGPIFSAKIRKKRSASMRVSPQWRWHLDEVFVRINGEIHYLWRAVDHEGEVLVAFVTKRRDRKAALKFLKKAMKRYGSPKVIISDKLRSYGAAMKAIGNQSRQETGRWLNNRAENSHQPFRRRERAMIKFRSLQSLQKFASIHSSIQNHFNHERHLNNRKNFELKREIALAEWRQLVA from the coding sequence ATGAAAAACCCCTTCCGTTATTTCAAAACTTCACCTGAGATCATTCGTCTAGCTGTGATGATGTATGTCCGATATCCATTGTCTTTGCGTCAGGTTGAAGATCTCCTGCATGAACGGGGTATTGATGTGAGTTATGAAACAGTACGCGCCTGGTGGAACCGGTTCGGTCCTATATTTTCCGCAAAAATCAGAAAGAAAAGATCAGCTTCAATGCGTGTCTCACCACAATGGAGATGGCATCTGGATGAAGTTTTCGTGCGGATCAATGGCGAAATCCATTATCTCTGGAGGGCAGTCGATCACGAAGGAGAGGTTTTGGTGGCCTTTGTTACCAAAAGGCGGGATCGTAAGGCTGCCTTGAAGTTTCTGAAGAAAGCCATGAAGCGATATGGCAGTCCAAAAGTGATCATATCGGATAAACTCCGCTCATATGGCGCTGCGATGAAAGCAATCGGCAATCAGTCCCGTCAGGAAACTGGGCGATGGCTAAATAATCGAGCCGAGAATTCTCATCAACCGTTCCGACGACGAGAACGAGCGATGATCAAATTCAGAAGCTTACAATCACTACAGAAATTTGCCTCCATCCATTCCTCAATCCAAAACCACTTTAATCACGAACGCCATCTCAATAACCGTAAAAACTTCGAGCTCAAACGTGAAATTGCTCTTGCCGAGTGGCGTCAACTCGTAGCTTGA